A DNA window from Onthophagus taurus isolate NC chromosome 1, IU_Otau_3.0, whole genome shotgun sequence contains the following coding sequences:
- the LOC111419302 gene encoding meiotic recombination protein DMC1/LIM15 homolog gives MSQNVLQLPEVVAENTEVSTVIEQNEEEEEDVYFQDIEMLAEHGVKKEDIDKLKQHGINTIKGMQMTLMKKLLTIPGFNEAKIKEIKGVVCKISVSNSFMTANEVSFQRKQVFKLSTGSIAFDKLIGGGIEAMSITEVFGEFRTGKTQLSHTLCVTTQMPGPNGYIGGKVIFIDTEHTFRPNRLRSIAERFDLNQETVLDNILYARAYNSEHQSELLDQVSLKLHEEAGVFKLLIIDSIMATFRVDYSGRAEIFERQHKLAQMMSKLQKMSEEFNIAVLITNQISSNFSKDQLATTKPTGGNILAHASTSRISLSNAEGSVRIARVFDSPDMEEAEVRFRITSGGIDDVEPHKKNINI, from the exons ATGAGCCAAAATGTGCTACAATTACCTGAGGTTGTTGCCGAAAATACGGAAGTAAGCACCGTAATAGAGcaaaatgaagaggaagagGAGGATGTATACTTTCAAGACATCGAAATGCTCGCGGAACATGGTGTTAAAAAGGAAGacattgataaattaaaacaacacgGAATAAATACCATAAAAGGGATGCAAATGACTCTTATGAAGAAATTACTAACAATTCCTGGGTTTAATGAGgcgaaaattaaagaaattaaggGCGTCGTTTGTAAAATTTCGGTTTCCAATAGTTTTATGACCGCGAATGAAGTTTCATTTCAAAGGaaacaagtttttaaattgagTACAGGGAGTATAGCTTTTGA TAAACTGATTGGAGGTGGTATAGAAGCTATGTCTATAACAGAAGTTTTTGGTGAATTTCGTACAGGAAAAACTCAATTGTCTCATACATTATGTGTCACAACCCAAATGCCTGGTCCTAATGGATATATTGGtggaaaagttatttttatagaCACAGAACATACTTT TCGCCCGAATCGATTACGTTCAATAGCCGAACGATTCGATTTGAACCAAGAAACAGTTTTAGACAATATTTTGTACGCACGTGCATACAATTCCGAGCATCAATCAGAGTTATTAGATCAAGTCAGTTTAAAATTACACGAAGAGGCTGGTGTTTTCAAACTATTGATTATCGACTCAATTATGGCGACTTTTCGAGTTGATTATAGTGGACGCGCGGAAATTTTCGAAAGGCAACACAAGCTGGCCCAGATGATGtcgaaacttcaaaaaatgagCGAAGAGTTTAATATTGCCGTTTTGATTACGAATCAGATCAgttctaatttttctaaagatCAATTGGCTACTACTAAGCCAACTGGAGGGAATATTCTTGCTCATGCTTCCACCTCGAGAATTTCGCTTAGCAATGCTGAGGGATCTGTTCGAATTGCAAGAGTTTTTGATAGTCCCGACATGGAAGAAGCAGAAGTGCGATTTCGTATTACCTCCGGTGGGATTGATGACGTGGAACCTCACaagaaaaacataaacatCTGA
- the LOC111419301 gene encoding importin-7, translated as MEPRKLIELLRATIDPNQRQQAEEQLGQIHKIIGFAPSLLQVVMMNGCDMPIKQAGAIYLKNLISQSWQDRESAEPGEPLPFSIHEQDRSLIRESIVDAVVHAPELIRLQLCTCVHVMVKHDFPGRWTQIVDKISIYLSNPEATGWHGAILCLYQLVKYFEYKKVEDRGPLHEAMNLLLPQLYQLVVGLLPDPSEQAVLLQKETLKVYFALTQYILPLDLITRDAFTQWMEVCRQIVERPVPPVALQPDEDDRPDLPWWKCKKWALHILYRLFERYGSPGNVTKEYTEFADWYLQTFSSGILEVLLRLLDAYRGGSWLPPRVLQQSLNYVNQAVSHAHTWRLLKPHMGAIIQDVLFPLLCYSQEDEELWSVDPHEYIRVKFDVFEDFVSPVTAAQTLLHSACKKRKDMLQKTMQFLTEVLNYPNTEPSKKDGALHMVGSLADVLLKKKIYRDQLDHLFLKYVFPEFQSARGHLRARACWVLHFFSEFSFNQEQVLAEAVRLTVTALLQDKELPVRVEAAISLQSLLNYQERSHKYVEPQVKQIALELLTIIRETENEDVTGVMQKLVCVFTMQLAPIAVEICQHLAATFSQVLDTDEGSDEKAITAMGLLNTIETLLTVMEEQPEVLRMLEPTVLQVIVHVLQNEVQEFYEEILSLIYDCTSKYISADMWRVLELLYQVFMKSGADHFTDMMPSLHNYITVDTDAFLSDEQRLLAIYNICKEVLSRDLGEDPEAHAAKLLEVVLLQCRGRIDGAAPLLIELAAGRLLRKVKTSELRTMLLQVLIAALYYNPPLLFGVLEKMPDFSNNFIKQWIHDVDCFLGVHDRKLCVLGLCTLISLPQKPPVLVEVSAKVMPAVVMLFDGLKRAYAARAQEIDEEEESEAEDDDNDIEEVLSSDEDEIDEQGQEYLESLSRRALNAGDAAGMPVSATIQDVDLGSDDSDTDYEGDEEMALETYTTPIDEESCDVDEYVVFKEVMTRLESTEGDWYKALTGTLTDDQRKSLMEISVLADQRKAAKESKRIEKQGGYNFTNQQVPTSFNFGNASLGS; from the exons ATGGAACCGAGGAAGCTGATCGAACTGCTGAGGGCGACCATCGACCCCAATCAAAGGCAACAGGCGGAGGAACAGCTCGGACAA ATACATAAAATCATCGGATTTGCACCGTCGTTATTACAAGTGGTTATGATGAATGGGTGCGATATGCCCATTAAACAAGCCGGGGCCATTTACCTTAAAAATCTAATATCACAAAGCTGGCAAGATCGCGAATCGGCAGAACCAGGAGAACCTTTACCTTTTTCTATTCATGAACAAGATCGGAGTCTTATTAGAGAAAGTATAGTAGATGCTGTAGTGCATGCTCCAGAACTTATTCGTCTACAATTATGTACTTGTGTTCATGTTATGGTTAAACACGATTTTCCGGGACGGTGGACCCAAATCGTTGACAAA atcAGCATATATCTTTCAAATCCGGAAGCAACAGGATGGCATGGTGCAATTCTTTGCCTTTATCAAttagtaaaatattttgaatacaaaaaaGTGGAAGATCGCGGTCCATTACACGAAGCAATGAACCTCCTTTTACCCCAACTTTATCAATTGGTAGTTGGCCTTTTACCAGATCCTTCAGAACAAGCAGTTCTTCTtcaaaaagaaactttgaaaGTCTATTTCGCCCTTACGCAATACATCCTTCCTCTTGATCTGATCACTCGCGATGCTTTCACGCAATGGATGGAAGTGTGCAGGCAAATTGTCGAAAGACCCGTACCTCCAGTAGCACTTCAACCAGATGAGGACGATCGTCCTGATTTACCATGGtggaaatgtaaaaaatggGCTTTGCATATTTTGTATAGGCTTTTTGAGCGATATGGTTCACCAGGAAATGTTACTAAGGAATATACTGAATTTGCTGATTGGTATTTGCAAACATTTAGCAGCGGAATTTTAGAAGTCTTATTAAG attattAGACGCTTATCGTGGTGGATCTTGGTTACCACCAAGGGTACTTCAACAGTCGTTAAATTACGTTAATCAAGCGGTTTCACACGCACATACATGGCGCTTATTAAAACCTCATATGGGTGCGATTATTCAAGACGTACTTTTCCCACTGTTATGTTACTCTCAGGAAGATGAAGAATTGTGGTCAGTGGACCCTCACGAGTATATTAGAGTGAAATTTGATGTGTTTGAAGATTTCGTATCGCCTGTAACCGCCGCCCAAACACTTTTGCATTCAGCGTGTAAAAAACGGAAAGATATGTTGCAGAAAACTATGCAATTTTTGACTGAG GTATTGAATTATCCAAATACAGAACCATCTAAAAAAGATGGTGCTCTTCATATGGTTGGATCCTTGGCTGATGTattgttgaaaaagaaaatttatcgTGATCAATTGGATCATTTGTTCCTAAAGTACGTTTTTCCGGAATTCCAAAGTGCGCGCGGTCATTTGCGGGCACGCGCTTGTTGGGTGCTTCACTTCTTCAGCGAGTTTTCCTTCAATCAAGAACAGGTTTTGGCTGAAGCAGTCCGTCTCACCGTTACCGCCTTACTTCAAGACAAAGAGTTACCAGTCCGCGTCGAAGCGGCAATATCTTTACAATCATTACTTAATTATCAAGAAAGATCACATAAATACGTCGAACCTCAAGTAAAACAAATCGCCTTGGAATTGTTAACCATTATTAGAGAAACTGAAAATGAAGATGTTACAG gTGTTATGCAAAAATTAGTTTGTGTTTTCACAATGCAATTGGCGCCAATTGCAGTAGAAATCTGTCAACACTTGGCAGCCACTTTTAGCCAAGTTCTAGATACGGATGAAGGATCTGATGAAAAGGCGATAACGGCTATGGGATTATTAAACACAATCGAAACTCTCTTAACAGTAATGGAAGAACAACCGGAAGTTCTTCGAATGTTAGAACCAACCGTTTTACAAGTAATCGTCCACGTTTTGCAAAACGAAGTCCAGGAATTTTACGAAGAAATTTTATCACTTATTTACGACTGCACCAGCAAATACATTTCAGCCGATATGTGGCGCGTTTTAGAATTGCTTTATCAGGTTTTCATGAAAAGCGGTGCTGATCATTTTACTGATATGATGCCTTCTTTACACAATTATATCACCGTTGATACAGACGCTTTCCTATCTGACGAACAACGTTTATTAgctatttataatatttgcAAGGAAGTTCTTTCAAGAGATTTAGGGGAAGATCCTGAAGCACATGCTGCTAAATTATTAGAAGTGGTGTTGTTGCAGTGTAGAGGTAGAATAGATGGAGCGGCACCTTTACTTATTGAATTAGCTGCAGGAAGGTTGTtaagaaaagttaaaacatCAGAATTACGTACCATGCTACTTCAG GTTCTTATAGCAGCTCTTTACTACAACCCACCACTTCTATTTggtgttttagaaaaaatgcctgatttttcaaataattttataaaacaatggATACACGACGTCGATTGTTTCCTAGGTGTACATGATCGAAAATTATGCGTCCTCGGTCTTTGCACTCTCATAAGTTTGCCTCAGAAGCCACCGGTACTTGTTGAAGTATCTGCGAAAGTAATGCCCGCTGTCGTGATGCTTTTCGATGGTTTGAAAAGAGCGTATGCGGCTCGAGCTCAAGAAATcgacgaagaagaagaaagcgAAGCAGAAGACGACGATAATGATATTGAGGAAGTACTCAGTTCGGACGAAGACGAGATCGACGAGCAGGGACAGGAATATCTGGAGAGTTTGTCACGTCGGGCGCTAAACGCTGGAGACGCAGCAGGTATGCCTGTGTCTGCTACAATTCAAGACGTAGATCTCGGTTCGGACGATTCCGATACTGACTATGAGGGTGACGAAGAGATGGCGTTGGAGACATACACGACGCCTATTGATGAAGAATCTTGCGATGTGGATGAGTATGTTGTTTTTAAGGAGGTAATGACTCGATTGGAAAGCACAGAAGGTGACTGGTATAAAGCGCTTACTGGAACACTTACTGACGATCAAAGGAAATCATTGATGGAAATTAGTGTTTTGGCAGATCAAAGAAAGGCAGCAAAAGAAAGTAAAAGAATAGAAAAACAAGGag GTTATAATTTCACTAATCAACAAGTACCAACGTCCTTTAATTTTGGAAATGCTTCTCTGGGTTCCTGA
- the LOC111418578 gene encoding large ribosomal subunit protein eL18 isoform X1, producing MGIDINHKHDRKVRRTEPKSQDVYLRLLVKLYRYLARRTNSKFNRIILKRLFMSKINKPPISLARIVRFMKKPGREGMTAVVVGTVTDDARIWDVPNLTVCALRVTEKARARILKAGGEILTFDQLALRAPTGAKTVLMQGRRNAREAVKHFGPAPGVPHSHSKPFVRSKGRKFERARGRRRSCGYKK from the exons ATg gGTATCGACATTAACCATAAACATGACCGCAAGGTTAGGCGCACAGAACCTAAAAGCCAAGATGTTTATTTGCGCCTTTTAGTGAAG CTGTATAGATATTTGGCTCGTCGTACAAACTCAAAGTTTAACAGGATCATTTTGAAGCGTTTGTTTATGAGTAAAATCAACAAACCACCAATTTCCTTAGCTAGAATTGTACGTTTTATGAAAAAACCAGGCCGAGAAGGTATGACTGCAGTTGTTGTAGGCACAGTAACCGATGATGCCAGAATTTGGGATGTACCTAATTTGACAGTGTGTGCTCTTCGTGTAACGGAAAAAGCACGTGCTAGAATTTTAAAAGCAG gtggagaaattttaacatttgacCAATTGGCATTACGAGCCCCTACTGGTGCAAAAACTGTCTTAATGCAAGGAAGGAGAAACGCTCGCGAAGCTGTGAAACATTTTGGTCCAGCTCCTGGTGTTCCACACTCACACAGCAAACCATTTGTACGATCCAAGGGACGCAAATTCGAGAGGGCACGTGGTCGCAGGCGTTCGTGCGGTTACAAGAAAtag
- the LOC111418578 gene encoding large ribosomal subunit protein eL18 isoform X2: protein MGIDINHKHDRKVRRTEPKSQDVYLRLLVKLYRYLARRTNSKFNRIILKRLFMSKINKPPISLARIVRFMKKPGREGMTAVVVGTVTDDARIWDVPNLTVCALRVTEKARARILKAGGEILTFDQLALRAPTGAKTVLMQGRRNAREAVKHFGPAPGVPHSHSKPFVRSKGRKFERARGRRRSCGYKK, encoded by the exons atg gGTATCGACATTAACCATAAACATGACCGCAAGGTTAGGCGCACAGAACCTAAAAGCCAAGATGTTTATTTGCGCCTTTTAGTGAAG CTGTATAGATATTTGGCTCGTCGTACAAACTCAAAGTTTAACAGGATCATTTTGAAGCGTTTGTTTATGAGTAAAATCAACAAACCACCAATTTCCTTAGCTAGAATTGTACGTTTTATGAAAAAACCAGGCCGAGAAGGTATGACTGCAGTTGTTGTAGGCACAGTAACCGATGATGCCAGAATTTGGGATGTACCTAATTTGACAGTGTGTGCTCTTCGTGTAACGGAAAAAGCACGTGCTAGAATTTTAAAAGCAG gtggagaaattttaacatttgacCAATTGGCATTACGAGCCCCTACTGGTGCAAAAACTGTCTTAATGCAAGGAAGGAGAAACGCTCGCGAAGCTGTGAAACATTTTGGTCCAGCTCCTGGTGTTCCACACTCACACAGCAAACCATTTGTACGATCCAAGGGACGCAAATTCGAGAGGGCACGTGGTCGCAGGCGTTCGTGCGGTTACAAGAAAtag
- the LOC111418599 gene encoding serine protease 30-like — MLVLSTVILTLFSFSGAVINFSDVSCGKQTLRFGKIVGGRDAQKHEFPWMVSITRRGGHFCGGTLITNQHVLTAAHCLCTGIGEDTMLPATIKATISQHDLTTSDTAAYEVGVNSISVHPQYSCKKARNDIAIIELASKVQWSDSANPACLPSFESSRLQETIATVAGWGWTKEHGRKATTLQKANVNIVDKETCQSWYASQGKKTKIQSGQICAGYEQGGIDSCWADSGGPLMVHSEGRVVVVGVVSTGIGCARPFLPGLYTNVADYVDWIKTTIH, encoded by the exons atgttagtaTTAAGCACtgtaattttaacattattcaGCTTTTCAGGAGCTGTAATAAACT tttctgaTGTCTCTTGTGGTAAACAAACGTTAagatttggaaaaattgttgGTGGCCGAGACGCCCAAAAACATGAATTTCCATGGATGGTTTCCATAACTCGTAGAGGAGGTCATTTTTGCGGTGGAACTTTAATTACCAACCAACATGTATTAACCGCAGCTCATTGCCTTTGCac CGGAATCGGCGAAGACACCATGCTTCCAGCAACTATTAAAGCAACAATATCTCAGCACGATTTAACCACCAGCGATACCGCAGCATATGAAGTCGGCGTAAACAGCATTTCCGTTCATCCCCAATATTCTTGTAAGAAAGCCCGAAATGATATAGCAATCATTGAATTAGCTTCGAAAGTTCAATGGAGCGATTCAGCAAATCCTGCTTGTTTACCTTCGTTTGAATCATCGAGGTTACAAGAAACTATCGCTACGGTTGCCGGATGGGGTTGGACGAAAGAACAtg GGCGTAAAGCGACTACTCTTCAAAAAGCTAACGTCAACATCGTAGATAAAGAAACTTGCCAATCTTGGTATGCTTCTCAAGgaaagaaaactaaaattcAAAGTGGACAAATTTGTGCTGGGTATGAACAAGGAGGAATTGATTCATGTTGG gCTGATAGCGGTGGTCCTTTAATGGTTCATTCCGAGGGAAGAGTGGTAGTTGTTGGAGTTGTATCAACAGGAATCGGATGTGCAAGACCTTTTCTCCCCGGATTATACACCAACGTAGCTGATTATGTCGATTGGATAAAAACaactattcattaa